Part of the Flavobacterium okayamense genome, ATATTGTTGTCATATATACTTTTAAGGTTCTTTTCTTTTATATTTCAAATATAATAGTAATTATTAAATTGACCTTAAAATTTGACTTTTATATTATTTTAAAATTTTTGAAATTAAATGTTTTAGGTATACTACTTTTAACCACCAAAAATTATCAAATATTCTCATTTTTGAAATAACAAAAAGTGGGTTACGCTTTAATTGATTAATGAAATTTATACCTAAACGTTCATTTAATTGCTTATAGGTCGCCGTATTAATTTTATTTTCAAAATAAGCTTGATTTAAAACTAGTTTTAAATTTAGCGGTAATTCTATGTAAGCATTCTTATTTCCTGAAATATTGTTTTTATGTATTCTGTAATAAACTAAAGGTTCATCTAAATAATAGAAATTTGTTTCAAAAGAGCATCTTGTCCAAAATTCAACATCTTCACTTGCAGCATGGATTTTTTCATTAAAAAAACCTACTTTTTCAATTACCGTTTTACGAACAAATGACGTTGGCATCATAACCGTCCATCTCCCAATCATTTTCGCTTTTACATCGCCGTGTTTATCTTGAATATTGCGTAATCTTCCAATAATTTTATTTTGTAAAACATCCTTTTCATCAATAACTTCACAACAACCATGTACTAAACCAAAGTCTTCATTATTTTCTAAAATAGCCACCTGTTTTTCAAGTTTTGTTGGCAACCATATATCATCATCATCTACAAAGGCAAAATATTTTCCTTTCGCATTTTTTATGCCCAAATTTCTAGGTTTTGCTGGCCCTCCACTATTTTCGATTTTATAATACGTTACTTTTTCAAAATCTTCACAAACGTGTTGAGCTTCATCATTAGGTGAACCATCATCAATAACATGAACTTCAAAGTTTTGATAGGTTTGACTTGCAATGCTTTCTAGAGTCAACCTTAAAAAATGAGCTCGATTATATGTTGGAATAATTACTGATACTAACGGTTTCTCCATAAACTTTTAATTTTTTTAGAAATTCTGTTTAAAATACCGCTAATAGTTTCTTTTCTTAACCGATTAATTTCTTGTTCTAGTGAGAACATTTTTTTGTAATCGGTATAATGAACTCCTAAATTTTCTCTCCACAACCTTTCGTCTTCTTCTTGTTTCTTTTTAAGATGATTAGGATTATTACTTAGACCTCCCAAATCGAAAAGTGTAATTGGATATTTTATATGTTGCCAAGTAAACAAATTACTCACACAACATTTTAAGTAAAATGCCCTATCTGCACAGATTTGATAACTTTCATCAAAATATCCCATTTTATCAAAAACTGACTTGTGAAAAAAAGTACTTTGATGAGGTAATGATGATTTTACAAAATAATAAGGAGTAATCGTATCTGGGTAAATCTTTTCACCGTTTTCAAATTGATAATCTCCGTAAATGATGTCGCCTTTAAAATTGATATGATTGATACAGTCTTGTAAGGTGTTTTTTGAAGTAAAAACATCACCACTATTTAAAAAAAGGATATATTGACCCGTAGCCATTGCTATTCCCTTATTCATGGCATTGTAAATTCCATCATCTTTTTCACTTATCCATTTAGCTATTGAATCTTTATATGATTCAATAACCTCTACACTTCCATCTACAGAATTACCATCAATAACTATATATTCTACATCTGTGTATGTTTGCTCTACAACAGATTGTAAAGTCTTTTGTAAACCTTTTGAATTGTTATAATTTATTGTGATGATTGATATTGACAACTTCATTTTACTAATTTATTATACAGTTTAGTATATAAACTTGCTTGTTTTTCTTTTGAAAAATTTTCTTTTGCAAAGTTGGCAATAAAGTTAGAATCATAAAGCCCTTTAGATAAATAAAACTTTTCAATGGCATTTGCCAATGCACTCCCTGAAATTTCTTGCGCTAAAATTCCTGTTTTATTCTCAATGATAAAATCTTTCATTCCGCCGTGATTAAAGCTCACAACGGGTGTACCACAAGCAAAGGACTCTAACATTACATTTGGTAAATTATCTTCACGGCTTGGTAAAACAAATACGTTTGAAACTGTGTAAGCTTCAGCCATTTTTGAAGCGTCATGAATTTCACCTAAAGCTATTACCTTTTGATTTTTAATAGTTATATCGCCTTTACCTATTGTTAAAACTGTAAACGAAATATTTTCCAACTGTGCTACAGCTTCTAACATTACATCAAAGCCTTTTCTTTTATTTTTTAAAGAATCTGCGACAAAAAGCAATACAAATTCATCTGGTTTTATATCATATTTCAATCTTAATTCGCTTCTATTTTGCAATCGAAATTGATCAAAATCAATACAATTAGGTATAGTCTCTAAAATAATATCAGGATTTAAATTTTCATTTTTAACTTCTTGTAGCAACCAATTAGAAGGAGAAACAATTGCTTTTATATTATTATTTAAAACTTCTAACTTATATTTTTTTAATTCATTTTCTAAATCACCAATCCATTTTTTATTTCTTATTATATCATTCTTATAATGAAATATTCCTTGAATAGGGCTTAAATCATGCATTGTCCAAACTATAGGTTTTTTACATTTTTCAAAAAATGCTGGGTAATTTAAAATTCCACCCATCCAATGAAAATTTAATATATCTGCTTCTCTAACTAAAGGATGCTCTTCTAATTTAATCGAACAAAATGGTATGGTATAAATTTCATACTCCAAGTTCGACTTTACCTTTTCGATTTTCACTCTACTTTTACTCTCTTTAGACAAAGAAAAAAAAAGGTCCATTTTTTTAAAAATACGCTGTATAAAACTTAATCTTTTATAATCAAAAAAATTATCTTTTATATGATTATTGTTAAAATCAATAGTTAGGTTTTTACTCAAATATGCAGATTGTACACCATTTTTATTAAGCGCATAATGAAGTCTTAAAGCAGCAATTCCAGCTCCTCCTCTATTTGATGCCGTTATATGGAGTACTTTCATTTTCTAAAAATTTTCCTATATGCTTTTCTACCAAATTCTTTTGAATAGCGTTTAAAATAAGTAAATGGATATTTATAAAATACAAAATCTATCATTACTACATACAATTTACTTAAAAGGCTAAATAAAGTTTCCTCTTTTGTTTTAGCTTTCCAAGAATGTTCCCATAAATGAACGGCAAAAGTATCTTTTTTAATATAGTCTTTATAATCGTTATTCTTGTACTCATAAGGTAGTGGATAAAAAACATTAGGTTGAAATATTATTTCGTTTTCATCTAAATTATCTTGAGTAATTAAATATTTAAAAGTATGCGTTATGACCGGTGGTGACCAAGCATTAAAATATGTATTTTCATAAAAGTCTAACATTTTCTCTAAAAAATGATTCTTAGGAATTGCTCCATAAAAACCATAAGCTACTCTTCCTTCTACTTCTTCTCCTGTAAAAAATTTATAACTAAGTAATTCATCTATTGATTTAACTAATAACATATCGGTGTCTAAATATATACCACCTTGTTCATAGAGTATTTTTGTTCTTATGAAATCTGAAGCAAATGCATATTTTTTTTTGCGAAGTGCATTTTTAAAAAAAGAATTGGTAATGTGTTTTGTGTTTTTTTCATTCCATTCAATAATTTCAAAATCAGGACAAAATTTTTTCCATGATAAGAAACATTGTTCAAAAACTTTTGATTTAGGATTTGGGCCAAACCAACAATAATGTAGTTTTTTTGGAATCATATTTTTATTTTTCTTTTTAACCTTTTAAATAATAAATTATTGACTCTAAAAAACATAGCTGATTTAAAAAAAAATGGTAAATCGTTACAATAATATTTAGTTTTTAAATAATTTTTATCAATTCTTATAAACTGTTCCCATATATCAATTAGCCACTTATATTTTTTTGAATATGTAAATCTTATATTTAACAATTGATGAATTTGTTTAACAACCCTTACATTCTCTAAAAAACGATTAAATGTTTGCAAAGATTTTGTTGCCGTTGCAGAAGAACTATGCATCCGGATATGATTAAAATATTTTGCAATAAATGTTACTTTACCTTGTTTAAAAATTTGTGCCCAAAACCACCAATCTCCACAATATCTAAATTCAATTGGAATTTCAATATTCTTTAAAATATCTTTTCTTATTATCGCTGATGAAACATTAATAACTGGACATTTATACCTACCATAGTTTAATAAAAGCTTTTCTCCACTTTCAACATAAGACTTTTGCCAATAAGTTAAACTTAAACTATCCCACCAATTATTAGGAATTGTTTTTTCATAAAATTCAAAATAACTATTACAATGGGCAACTACAATACTTGTATCTTTTTCAATTGCATTTACTAATTCAAATAATAAATTTTCATTTGCCCAATCATCACTTTCTGCAATCCAAATAAATTCACCTTTTGCTAATTCAAAACCTTTTTTCCACATTCCAAAAGGAGAACCGCTATTAATATCATTTAAAATTAAATGACTTACCTTACTATTTTTGCTGTAATTCTTCAAAACCTCAACACTTCCATCTAAACTTCTATCGTCCATTAGAATTATTTCGAAATCCTGAAAAGTTTGATTAAAAATACTCTTTAATCTATCATTTAAATACTTTTCATGATTATAATTGGGTACTATTATACTAACTCTTGGCAATTACTTTATGGTTTTTATTTTTTTCTTAATCTTAATGAATATATAATGCAATTTTTGTTTATAGTTTTCAAACAAAGTCTGTAGATTACAATCTTCTTTAACCAATTGCTCAAATTTATCATATGACATCAATTGCTTTTCAAAAATTACTTTATTTACTTCTTTATTATTAGAATATGACAAATAATTTATAAAAAATAAGTTAGAAATTTTAGCCATTTTTAACTTTGATTTTGTTGAATGAACACCTACACCGTAACGATATACTGCCATATTTTCTTCTATATGATGCAATTTTCCATGTTCTGCTAACAACAAATAAATAAAAAAATCTCCAAAAGGACTTCTAAAAAACTCTTCAGGAAATTCTTTAAGAATGTTTTTGAATACAACACTTGGAGTATGTATATAATTTCCAAAGCTGGCTAAATCTATTAAAGTTTGATGTTTTTTTGGAACTTTAGTAATAAAATCATCTACTAATTCACCATTTGGTTTCAGTATTTTTATTTTATGAAAACAAAGCACATATTCAGTATTACTTTCCAAAAAATTGACTTGTTTTTGAAGTTTATAAGGGTCATTCCAAAAATCATCCCCATCACAAATTGCAATGTATTTACCATTTGCTTGATTTAATGCAAAAATAAAATTTGGCATCATACCAATATTAGCTTCATGTTTTTTATATGAAATTTCAATATTGGTTTCATTAGAAATTATTAGCTCACTAACAATTTTATCTGTCTTATCAGGAGAACAATCATTAGCTATAATTAATTCGATGGAAAAATCAGCCTTTTGTAATAAAACTCCTTCTATAGCCTCTTTGATAAATTTTTCATGACCATAGGTTATCATTACTACACTGACCATTGGTATCACTTTCATATTAAAAATTTATTAAGGGTAGTTCCTTTATAATTTTAGCTGGAACTCCAACTACTAAACTGTTACTAGGAACTTCTTTGGTAACTACCGAACCTGCTCCAACAATTACATTGTTCCCAATGGTTATTTTTGGTAAAATTGTTGCATTAGTTCCAATATTTGAATAACTCCCAATTTTGCAATTTCCAGAAACATGAACACCTGGTGACATCTCAACAAAATCACCAATAGTAGAATCGTGACCAATAGTACAATTTAAATTTATCAATACACCTTTCCCTAAATGAATATCGTTTGTGATAACCGTTCCTGTCATTACATTGCTTCCATTTTCAATTTCATTTCCAAAATGACCAATATTTGCTTTTGGACTAATTGTTGAAGTAAACACACCTCCTATATCCGAGAATTTGTCGAACATTTTTTTTCTTAAAACAGGTCCTCCAATTCCTAGAGTAAATCGACTATCTACATTTTGAAAGTATTTTTTAACTTCTTCTGTATTTCTTAAAATATCAAAACGCTTATAAAGCTGTTCCGGTAAATTTTCAGAAACGTCATCATAAAAAACAACGTTTTCTATATCATTTAATTGATACAAAACTTCTAAAACTTCTTTAGCGAATCCTTTTGCTCCTACTATTAACATACTACATTATTAATTATGTTTGTAATGATATTAAGATCTTCTTCTTTATATTCTGCTGATAAAGGCAAACATAAAATTCTAGAGGCAATACTTTCTGAAATTGGCATTTTTGGTCCTGCAACATAATTTAATTTATTTAATGATGGATAAAAATAGCGTCTAGGAAAAATATCTTTCTCCTTTAATTTATCCATTACTTCTAAAAGTGCATTTTCCGATTCTAAAACAATTGGATAGTAACTAAAATTCCAATTGGTTCCTTCTCTAAGTTTTAATGTTTGAATTTTATCAAGATTTAGATTTTCATTGTAAAAACCAACAGTTTTTTCTCTTCCATTTAAAATTTCTTCCATAAAAGGTAAAACAGATAAACCCATTGCTGCTTGTAATTCAGATATTTTGGCATTGATTCCTAAACCATGAAAATCTAATGGACCATTATGACCAAAATTATGACTGTAAAAGATTTTATGTTGTAATTCTTTATCATTTGTAAAAACTGCTCCACCTTCACCTGTATGAAATACTTTTGTAGCATGAAAACTACAAGTGCTTACATCGCCGTACTCAAAAATACTTTTCCCGTTGTAGGTTACCCCAAAACAATGTGCTGCATCATAGATAACTTTTAAGTTATACTTTTGAGCTAAAGCATAAATTGCTTCTACATGACAAGGATTTCCGAATACGTGTGTCGCTAATATTGCCGAGGTTTTATCTGTAATTGCTGCTTCAATTTTAGTTTCGTCAATGGTTAAATATTCTGGATGAATATCAACAAAAATAGGAGTACAATTTTCCCACATAATAGAAGAAGTTGTGGCAACATAACTAAAAGGTGTTGTGATTATTTCTCCTCCATTTGCTAGTAGCTTTAATGCAATTTGTAATGGAATTGTTCCGTTATTAGTTATTAGAATATTATCTAAATTTAAATACTTTTTAATCTTTTCCTCTAGTTCTAATAACAATTCACCACGATTTGTTAGCCATTGATTTTGCCAAATACGTTCTAACAGTTTTTGGTAAACTTCTATAGGAGGAAAAAAAGTTTTAGTTACGTTAATCATTTAAACTATGTTTTATTTTCATGAGGAAAACCATTGTATAAAGCTTTAATTCCAAGAAAATTTGACAATTTTTGTACCGCATTTTCATCGGAAACATTTATTTCAAGAAAATTAGATTTATTTTTAAAATAATTTCTTACTGAATCATTATAATCTTCATTAAGTTTTATTAATCTATCTTTATCATAAGGATTTTCATAATCGCCATAACGCTCTTTCATTGCTTTCCAAATCCATCCGTTTTGTATATAATTTCCGTTTTGTAAATCTTCTTTTGTTGGTAATTCTCCATTCTTCCCAAATAATTTTCCATGAAATTTAGATATTGAATTATACCATTGTTCTGGTGTATCTCGAACACTTAATATAAATTTACTATTTGGAAACACATGGTCTAATACAACATATAAATAAGGCATTGAAAAAGGTATATCTTGGAAAACTTCATACTTTTTGCAATATTGAATAATTGGTTTCCAATTTCTATTTATATAATCATCAAGCAATAATTCTGCTTCTCTTTGATTGGCAACATTATAATCATGATCTTTAAAAAACTTTTCTAAAGATGTTGTTCCTGTCTTATTATTACCAATACAAAAAATTTTTAGTGTTTGTTTCTTAAATATCATTCCAAGTAATTTTCTTACCAAGTAATTCAGATAATTTTAAATTTGATTCTTTAAAATACTCTTTTAACTTTTGTTTTGTTTCTTCACTAATTTTTTCAACATATTCTCTTTCATGCAAGTTTCTTATAGTAAAATCAAATGGTTCAACTCCTAAAAACTCAATTGTTTTTTTTAATTCTTCATTAGGTTTAGACTTCAAATCTGTAGAAAACAAAACCAATATATTGTCTTTTTTTATGCTTTCATAAAGCCTGTTTATTTGTTTTTCGTATAGTCCTCTTCTCAAAAAAGATGGTTCATCTGAAGTGTTTTCAATACTTCTTTCCATTTCTATAGCTTCTTCAAATGATGGAAAATCATCCTTACTCTTAAAAAGTAAATCATAAATTTCTTCTCCTCTGTAATGTTTTAATAATTCCTCACCTTCATTTTTAACATACATATCCCTAAACATATTCCATGCTGAAAAAGCTCTTTCAACTGGTTCTCGCAATAAAATTATAAGTTTTATATTTGGATTAAGTTTTACAATTTCTTTACCAAAATTTTGTTGATACATATAATTTGGAGTTGATTCAAAGTACTTTTTTTGTTGAAATCTATTTCCCAAAAAATTTCTTTTATAATTTTTTAAAGAATCTCTCTCATGAATTTTTCTATCGAAATAATGCAATTCTTTAACCTTAGAACCTTGTAATTGAGGATGCTGATTTAATAAACTATGTAAAGTTGTTGTACCCCCTTTTTGAACCCCAACAATTATAAAATCTGGGAAATGAGATTTTAATAAAAATTTATTTAACATAATTTGTTTCAGTTTTTAATTTAAAAGGCGACCAAATTTCGCAACTATCATTTACAGTAAACTCAGCTATTGTATTTATTCTTAATACTGGATTTATATTTTCACTTTCCGAGACATTTAAATTTAAACTATATCTACCTTTAGAAAATTGAAGTTGCTTATATGTAATTTTAACTTTGAAAAATTGATTAACTTCAATAAAGTCATCATTTAAATCAGCTGTAATAACCCCAATTCCTCTTTGTTCTTTATCGAATATACTAAGATTTACAAATGGTATTTTATGTAATGCTTTATTCTTAAATTCTAATTCTATTATCATATCTTCTAACCAATTAAAATGATCTGATTCTGTATTTTTAATATTTATTAATTTACAAGAAATAAATTCTATTCTCTTGTCGTCAAAAACAACATTAAATGAAGAATTAGAAAATTTTTTATAATATAGATTTATACCTTTTGAAACTTCACTTCCTTGGTATTCTACTTTACCATGATCCATTAAAATAATTTCATTACAAATACGTGACACCATAGGCATATTATGCGATACAAATATTACGGCTGTATTTGGCAAAATAGTATCTATTTGTTTGAAACATTTTAAAATAAAACCTAAATCTCCAACAGCCAAAACCTCATCTACAATTAAAACATCGGGTTCCATTTGCGCAGCAACAGCAAAACCTAAACGCACTTTCATACCCGAACTATAATTTTGAACAGGCATATCAATAAATTCTTCAATCTCTGCAAAATCAATAATATCTTGCAATTTTGCATCGATTTCATTTTTTGTAAAACCAATTATTGCCGCATTATTATATATATTTTCTCTTCCTGATAAAATAGGATTAAATCCAGCTCCAAGTTCTATTAAAGCACCTACTTTACCATACATGGTAATGCTACCTTCATCTGGAGCAATTAATCCGTTTAGTATTTTTAACAATGTACTTTTACCCGCTCCGTTATGACCTATTAATCCTAAACATTCTCCTCTTCTTACTTCAAAACTAATATTTTGTACTGCCCAAAATTCGTCTTTTCGTAAACCTTTATTTTGCTTTTTTCGAAATACACTACTAAAAACATCTACTAGCCCGTAATAAAGACTCTTTTTAAAATCTTTAGCAAACTTTTTTGAAACGTTCTCTGCTTTAATTAATACTTCTCCCATTATGCACTCATCCTTTCTGTTATTATCGGCATCGAAACTCTATATACTATAATTGCCATAAAAAATGTAAACACAGCAAATATTAACAATACAAACCAAAATCCAATATTTTCAATTGGATGACCTGTTAAGGCATTTCTTAAATCATTAATCCAATAACTAAAAGGGTTTAATCGCATTATATCATTCATTAATCCACTTTTAGGCGTCATATATACTACAGGTGTTGCATACATAGCAAACTGAAAAAAAATTGGTATAATTCTACTAACATCATTATACAATATTCCTATGGGAGCCAATAAAATTCCAATACTAACAAAGATTATTAATGACAATAATAATAATGGTAAAAACCACAACAATGAGGTCGTTATACTAACTTTATAAAAAAGTAAAAATAAAACTACTATAACTATTTTTATTAGAAAATTTAAGCCGAATTTTAATATTCCTAAAGTGATTAATCCTTCTTTATCGAAATTAATTTTTGTAATGATTGATTTATTTGAATTAATATTATTTATAGGCAATAAAATACATTCACTAATCAAACTCCATAAAGTAGTACCAACAATCACATATAAAGGATATGGAACTGCCGTTTCGGTAATTCTAACTGTACCTGTGGCTTGTAATGTTATCCAAACAATTGAATTTACCAAAACTGGAATAATTACCCAAAACAACCCTAATAATGATTGACGGTGCTGTGCGCTAATATCTCTCTTTGCAAGTTGTCTAGCCAAATAAAATGAATTTTTATAACCTAGAAAACCTGATTTTAAAATTGTTCCTAAACTATAACTATTTGCACTTGTATAAAAGCGTTTTTCCATTTAAAAATTTTATTCGAATAATATTTTCAAATGTAAACTTTTTTTAATGGATAGTCAAACAATATCGCTATTAGAGGCAACTTCTTTTAAATCTTAAATTAAACAAAATCATCTTATTGACATTATCCCGAAAAAACTCTAAAAACAATATATTTGCAAAAAATATATTTATGTTTTCATTTCTTAAAACAAAATCTAAGCTAAAAGAATTAATACCTAGTAATTATATAGATATTCATTCGCACTTATTACCTGGCATAGATGATGGTGCAAAAACGATTGATGATTCTAAATATATTTTAGAATCTATGTTAGGCTTTGGTTTTAATCAAATAATAACAACACCGCATACCATTAAAACAGTTTGGAACAACAGTAAAGAAGGTATTGAAAGTACTTACGAAAAAACTAAAAATGAACTTAAAGAGCTAACGTCTAAAGTTCAATTAAGAGCTGCATCTGAATATATGATGGATGAGAATTTTGTTGCTCTATTCAAATCGGAAAAACTACTTACTTTAAAAGAAAATTATGTTTTGGTTGAAATGTCGTATTTGAATCCGCCAATTCAATTATTAGATATTTTATTTGAACTTCAATTAGAAGGCTACAAACCCGTTTTAGCGCATCCTGAACGTTATAATTTTTATCATTCAAAACCAAAAGAGTTTGATAAACTTAAAAAAGCAGGTTGTTTGTTTCAAATGAATTTACTTTCAAGTGTAGGCTATTACGGCAAAGAAGTTTCAGCTGCAGCCGATAAATTATTGGCTAATGAAATGATTGATTTTGTAGGTTCAGACATTCATCATGCCCAACATATTGAAGCTTTTCAGCATAAAATTATAATTAAAAATCAAAA contains:
- a CDS encoding tyrosine-protein phosphatase; this translates as MFSFLKTKSKLKELIPSNYIDIHSHLLPGIDDGAKTIDDSKYILESMLGFGFNQIITTPHTIKTVWNNSKEGIESTYEKTKNELKELTSKVQLRAASEYMMDENFVALFKSEKLLTLKENYVLVEMSYLNPPIQLLDILFELQLEGYKPVLAHPERYNFYHSKPKEFDKLKKAGCLFQMNLLSSVGYYGKEVSAAADKLLANEMIDFVGSDIHHAQHIEAFQHKIIIKNQNEFEKAIQNNTFFSI